The Candidatus Pantoea soli genome window below encodes:
- a CDS encoding YjaG family protein: protein MLQNPVHLRLAKLESWQHMTFMACLCERMFPNYWAFCQQTGFADAQLYRRILDLVWESLTVKDAKINFDSQLEKLEAAIPNGDDFDVYGVHPAIDACVALSEVLHAQLSGETLEHAIEVSRTSITTVAILEMTQAGREMSDDELRENQAVIDEWDLQWEIFRLLADCEERDLELIKGLRSDLREAGISNIGINFQQ, encoded by the coding sequence ATGTTACAGAACCCCGTCCATTTGCGTCTGGCGAAGCTGGAAAGCTGGCAGCACATGACTTTTATGGCCTGTCTGTGTGAGCGAATGTTCCCGAATTACTGGGCCTTTTGTCAGCAGACCGGATTCGCCGATGCGCAGCTTTATCGCCGTATTCTTGATCTGGTCTGGGAAAGCCTGACGGTGAAGGATGCCAAAATCAATTTCGACAGCCAGCTGGAGAAACTGGAAGCGGCAATCCCGAACGGGGATGATTTTGACGTTTACGGTGTTCACCCGGCGATTGATGCCTGCGTGGCGCTCAGTGAAGTCCTGCACGCACAGCTGAGCGGCGAAACGCTGGAGCACGCTATTGAGGTCAGCCGCACGTCAATTACCACCGTCGCCATCCTGGAAATGACGCAGGCCGGTCGCGAAATGAGCGACGACGAGCTGCGTGAAAACCAGGCGGTAATTGACGAATGGGATCTGCAGTGGGAGATTTTCCGCCTGCTCGCAGACTGCGAGGAACGGGACCTCGAACTGATCAAAGGGTTGCGTTCAGACCTGCGTGAAGCGGGAATCAGTAACATCGGTATAAATTTTCAGCAATAA
- the hupA gene encoding nucleoid-associated protein HU-alpha: MNKTQLIDVIAEKADLSKTQAKAALESTLAAITESLKEGDAVQLVGFGTFKVNHRAERTGRNPQTGKEIKIAAANVPAFVSGKALKDAVK, translated from the coding sequence ATGAACAAGACTCAACTGATTGATGTGATCGCAGAGAAAGCGGACCTGTCTAAAACCCAGGCTAAAGCTGCGCTGGAATCTACCCTGGCTGCGATCACTGAGTCTCTGAAAGAAGGTGATGCTGTACAACTGGTTGGTTTTGGTACTTTTAAAGTGAACCACCGCGCTGAGCGTACCGGTCGCAACCCGCAGACTGGCAAAGAGATCAAAATCGCTGCAGCTAACGTGCCGGCGTTCGTTTCTGGTAAAGCGCTGAAAGACGCTGTTAAGTAA
- a CDS encoding DUF1481 domain-containing protein, translating to MLTTVSQRVCALLLGALLTGCHATPDLPAFSASGYLADRGTVRIWRKNGDHQAVHLRTVYTPFNGDSRETTDYSWQGDQLLSVERHVTGKQPDDVTLRFDHQGNLNFMQRQLSGRREAVSSDSIALYRFDAQRMLAQSNALLSGRVLLRQGHWLGGNQVRDCEGRVVTVGFDRDTLASLDRQQQRQSSRLSVSWLEAPEGIQLLRATPDDECRWQPTESDL from the coding sequence ATGCTGACTACTGTTTCTCAGCGCGTCTGCGCCTTGCTGCTGGGGGCTCTGCTCACCGGCTGCCATGCCACTCCCGATCTTCCGGCTTTCTCCGCCAGCGGCTATCTTGCCGACCGCGGCACCGTGCGCATCTGGCGTAAAAACGGTGACCATCAGGCCGTTCATCTGCGCACTGTCTACACCCCCTTTAATGGCGACAGCAGGGAAACCACCGACTACAGCTGGCAGGGCGATCAGCTGCTGAGCGTGGAACGGCACGTAACCGGCAAACAGCCGGACGACGTCACGCTGCGCTTTGATCATCAGGGCAATCTCAACTTTATGCAGCGTCAGCTGTCCGGACGACGCGAAGCGGTCAGCAGCGACAGTATTGCGCTGTATCGTTTTGATGCACAGCGGATGCTGGCACAAAGTAACGCCTTGCTGAGCGGGCGGGTGCTGCTGCGTCAGGGCCACTGGCTGGGCGGTAATCAGGTACGCGACTGCGAAGGCAGGGTGGTGACGGTCGGGTTTGACCGCGATACGCTGGCGTCACTCGACCGGCAGCAGCAGCGGCAATCATCACGGCTGAGCGTTTCCTGGCTGGAGGCGCCGGAAGGTATTCAGCTGCTGCGCGCCACGCCGGATGACGAGTGCCGCTGGCAGCCCACGGAGAGTGATTTATAG
- the purD gene encoding phosphoribosylamine--glycine ligase, whose product MKILVIGNGGREHALAWKAAQSPLAETVFVAPGNAGTALEPLLQNVAISATDIPALVAFAREEAIDLTIVGPEAPLVIGVVDAFRAAGLKIFGPTQAAAQLEGSKAFTKDFLARQQIPTAEYQNFTEVEPALAYLREKGAPIVIKADGLAAGKGVIVAMTLEEAEAAVQDMLAGNAFGDAGHRIVIEEFLDGEEASFIVMVDGDHVLPMATSQDHKRVGDGDTGPNTGGMGAYSPAPVVTDEIHQHVMDQIIWPTVNGMKAEGNTYTGFLYAGLMIDKAGQPKVIEFNCRFGDPETQPIMLRLQSDLVELCLAAVEGKLDQQTSQWDPRPSLGVVLAAGGYPGNYNTGDIIHGLPLEEVPDGKVFHAGTALQNDNVVTSGGRVLCVTALGDDIASAQKQAYALAESVSWDGSFCRRDIGYRAINRR is encoded by the coding sequence ATGAAAATTTTAGTGATTGGTAATGGCGGGCGTGAACACGCACTGGCATGGAAAGCCGCACAGTCACCGCTGGCTGAAACCGTTTTTGTCGCGCCGGGTAACGCAGGCACGGCGCTGGAACCGCTACTGCAGAACGTCGCCATCAGCGCGACGGATATTCCCGCGCTGGTGGCGTTTGCGCGTGAGGAAGCGATCGATCTGACGATCGTCGGGCCGGAAGCTCCCCTGGTGATTGGCGTGGTCGATGCCTTCCGCGCTGCCGGTCTGAAGATCTTTGGACCGACCCAGGCCGCAGCACAGCTGGAAGGATCAAAAGCGTTCACCAAAGACTTTCTGGCACGTCAGCAGATCCCTACTGCGGAATACCAGAACTTTACCGAAGTGGAACCGGCGCTGGCGTATCTGCGTGAGAAAGGCGCGCCGATTGTCATCAAAGCCGATGGTCTGGCCGCCGGTAAAGGCGTGATCGTGGCGATGACGCTGGAAGAAGCGGAAGCCGCCGTGCAGGATATGCTGGCGGGGAATGCGTTTGGCGATGCCGGCCACCGTATTGTGATTGAAGAGTTTCTGGACGGCGAAGAAGCCAGCTTTATTGTCATGGTCGATGGCGATCATGTACTGCCGATGGCCACCAGCCAGGATCACAAGCGCGTCGGCGACGGCGACACCGGCCCGAACACCGGTGGCATGGGCGCCTACTCGCCTGCGCCGGTGGTCACGGATGAAATCCACCAGCACGTGATGGATCAGATCATCTGGCCAACCGTTAACGGTATGAAAGCCGAAGGCAATACCTATACCGGTTTTCTCTATGCCGGCCTGATGATCGATAAAGCCGGTCAGCCGAAGGTCATTGAGTTTAACTGCCGCTTTGGCGATCCGGAGACCCAGCCCATTATGCTGCGCCTGCAGTCGGACCTGGTAGAACTGTGCCTAGCCGCGGTGGAAGGCAAGCTGGATCAGCAGACCTCGCAGTGGGATCCGCGTCCGTCGCTGGGCGTGGTGCTGGCGGCAGGCGGCTACCCGGGCAATTACAACACCGGCGACATCATCCACGGTCTGCCGCTGGAAGAAGTGCCGGACGGAAAAGTGTTCCACGCCGGCACTGCGCTGCAGAATGACAATGTTGTAACCAGCGGCGGTCGCGTGCTGTGCGTCACCGCGCTGGGCGATGACATCGCCTCAGCGCAAAAGCAGGCGTATGCGCTGGCAGAGTCTGTCTCCTGGGATGGCAGCTTCTGCCGCCGTGATATTGGCTACCGCGCGATCAATCGCCGTTAA